A single window of Bombus pascuorum chromosome 1, iyBomPasc1.1, whole genome shotgun sequence DNA harbors:
- the LOC132912698 gene encoding uncharacterized protein LOC132912698, which produces MRRTMRFGPWILMVTLACVTGTLSEYLMGGHMDNSPPKSLLEEMESSPSLARTAQLGDLDLDLDAEESTAALSTSDDEEAPRYHLPYPFAFNGGRPFSLEKDPITGKIDFEKAPPVKALNFSTRYQENVNEDEKVNNKDLARENESYLTKKKMENNKETDDVSPNEINPYSPNFHDFLNLPVHYSSDKYGKDKYPLISSSYANTKVQSGSNSYSTYNHKPYHGETVMYYPTRKPYMPKTTSTTTMRTTVKPTPSTTSRATTISTTSRPTTTSTTTTTMTTTSTTTSTTTTSPLPPTTVSTSTKAPVVTTWKPPVSTPKRFTDHLDDYDDILPIEKLQSSVYSNGHQGPNNIVQHNRDPQTMPPINHEEYIDSYEDYEIGDGEDAKDYVSMKETTNEIVKASTVPSTTSTVHNITTTVGTPETTPVTTTTTSTPVPSSSAIYSSPVPQESIFHSNSLPFQALPSRLVTSMPLDNEHRMPPAFEKDNRKHGIADNIIINQGYRPNAVINQRPTGLGGGILVESTSNIVIPPDQDTVSFVLGNRQNVEGGYYSLGTAIGENPYGGSTGIDASFRPLYGVSPDKSNYDPQSDYRGTIGLPSVSVLENNPTYAAQTWRQPNPTGTQKLANEIEPSRTQNSFVKGTVLMEQPEDKKDDKDVNYVVFPKDEPKQPVEEHIVVINEADGTVHEITPSSTTLKPVRIDPPVLNEDHLPQLSENLTPPAERPKSPPQFYYHYHHGGTIRPDHPRPQRLPLPPRGKQPPSPPLPPPPPPSEPIGIRRRPYPPDSTLPNILPQFRPNAKTSHGHRGSEAIGTIPAGQGYPTRVRQPVQSHPPTRRPLPPPPPSYLQRLNPPPPPIHAVRLAGAASAKAENIVPPRDVESTVKRFRLPSIPATSRGEDDVKLAHRTPNQKLRLEEEERAERYSEEPPQVPPRPPLFPKRRTADPPHVATLQMIQQHGEFAEDITEPNLSSMDENTNDESDRIVTEQNADRRKFDSHEPIAEPPVYVVYPVNTAVNIHPDDSREKDESVVVGTRGPHRPLPPETLLQDNEDQEMDEEPIPSVHNIFNGRPLASDFPYPLERPDPSILVNGMRETPLLVPSDQRQEEDSIPETTEEKDEKDSSVNVIPYLQDFVPFPARKNEVISATLHRLPALPSSTPIAYVYTPTAQASHRLDIDMRDEDKSKTENSDQKPILLPSQQPSSSSSSAPSPQNFMAPFVASISAETPSKNGWSVVVVEPTISRKSDDDSSETTSNAEESQTEKTEFDAENFKPQLFGGFKPIYEFPTQNEDRSERKESSELETEVSTHFQESANSTV; this is translated from the coding sequence ATGCGAAGAACGATGCGATTCGGTCCATGGATACTAATGGTCACATTGGCCTGCGTGACGGGCACCTTGTCGGAGTATTTGATGGGAGGCCATATGGACAACAGTCCGCCAAAGTCCTTACTGGAGGAGATGGAATCTTCTCCAAGTTTGGCAAGGACGGCGCAGCTGGGTGACCTTGACCTGGATCTCGATGCAGAGGAGAGCACCGCTGCGCTGTCGACGTCGGACGACGAAGAAGCGCCGCGTTATCATCTTCCGTATCCTTTCGCCTTCAACGGTGGCAGACCGTTTTCGCTCGAGAAGGATCCTATCACCGGTAAAATTGACTTCGAGAAGGCGCCGCCAGTCAAAGCCCTCAATTTCAGTACTCGTTATCAAGAAAACGTAAACGAAGATGAAAAGGTGAACAACAAGGACTTAGCGAGGGAGAACGAATCTTATTTAACGAAAAAGAAGATGGAAAACAACAAAGAGACCGATGATGTTAGTCCAAACGAGATTAATCCTTATTCACCTAATTTTCATGATTTTCTTAATCTTCCTGTTCATTATTCTTCCGACAAGTATGGCAAGGACAAATATCCATTGATATCAAGTTCCTATGCGAATACAAAAGTTCAGAGTGGATCAAATAGTTATAGTACTTATAATCACAAGCCTTATCATGGAGAAACTGTAATGTATTATCCTACTAGAAAACCGTATATGCCTAAGACAACTTCGACTACAACAATGAGAACGACTGTTAAACCAACCCCGTCGACTACATCTAGAGCTACCACCATTTCTACGACTTCCAGACCCACGACAActtcgacgacgacgacgacgatgacgacgactaGTACTACTACTTCTACTACGACAACTAGTCCTCTACCACCTACTACTGTTTCCACTTCGACGAAAGCACCTGTTGTAACAACCTGGAAGCCTCCTGTCTCCACTCCCAAACGATTTACTGATCATCTTGACGATTACGATGATATTCTTCCAATAGAGAAACTCCAATCCTCTGTGTACAGTAATGGTCATCAAGGACCAAATAATATAGTGCAGCACAATCGAGATCCTCAGACGATGCCTCCTATAAACCATGAAGAGTATATAGATAGTTACGAGGATTATGAAATTGGAGATGGAGAGGATGCGAAGGATTATGTCTCGATGAAAGAGACGAccaatgaaattgtaaaagctAGTACAGTGCCTAGCACAACGTCGACTGTTCATAATATAACCACAACTGTTGGAACTCCAGAGACCACTCCCGTAACCACTACGACAACAAGTACGCCAGTTCCATCATCGTCCGCAATATATTCTTCGCCAGTGCCTCAAGAAAGTATCTTCCACAGTAACTCGCTACCGTTCCAAGCTCTTCCTTCGCGTCTGGTAACGTCTATGCCCTTGGACAACGAACACAGAATGCCACCAGCGTTTGAAAAAGATAATCGAAAACATGGTATTGCGgataatattatcataaaccAGGGATATCGTCCAAACGCTGTTATTAATCAGAGACCAACTGGATTAGGTGGGGGAATTCTGGTAGAAAGCACTAGCAATATAGTGATACCACCTGATCAGGATACAGTATCCTTTGTCCTTGGAAACAGACAAAACGTCGAAGGTGGATATTATTCACTAGGCACTGCAATTGGAGAGAATCCTTATGGCGGCTCTACTGGAATCGATGCTTCTTTCCGACCTTTATATGGTGTCTCACCAGACAAAAGCAATTACGATCCACAATCAGATTACCGAGGAACAATTGGCCTGCCTTCGGTATCCGTACTGGAGAATAATCCTACTTATGCTGCTCAAACATGGAGACAACCTAATCCTACTGGAACTCAGAAGCTGGCAAATGAGATAGAACCTTCTAGAACACAGAATTCATTCGTAAAAGGCACAGTGCTTATGGAACAGCCAGAAGATAAGAAGGACGATAAGGACGTTAACTACGTGGTATTTCCTAAAGATGAACCTAAACAACCGGTTGAGGAACACATTGTTGTTATAAACGAAGCTGATGGCACTGTGCATGAAATAACACcttcttccacaacgttgaaACCTGTAAGGATAGATCCTCCAGTTTTAAACGAAGATCACCTGCCACAACTTTCGGAGAACTTAACTCCGCCGGCTGAACGACCAAAGTCGCCACCACAGTtctattatcattatcatcacGGAGGTACGATAAGACCGGATCATCCAAGACCTCAAAGATTGCCTTTGCCACCTCGTGGGAAACAACCACCGTCTCCTCCCCTTCcaccacctcctcctccttcaGAACCTATAGGAATAAGAAGACGTCCTTATCCTCCCGATTCTACTTTGCCAAACATTCTACCACAATTTCGTCCAAATGCTAAAACGTCTCATGGTCATCGTGGATCAGAGGCGATTGGAACGATTCCAGCTGGTCAAGGCTATCCCACCAGAGTGAGACAGCCTGTTCAGTCTCATCCTCCAACCAGAAGACCTCTACCACCTCCACCTCCATCTTATCTTCAGAGATTAAaccctcctcctcctccaaTTCATGCCGTTAGGCTTGCCGGCGCAGCTTCCGCGAAGGCTGAGAACATAGTGCCTCCTCGAGACGTGGAGTCCACGGTCAAGAGGTTTCGCCTTCCATCGATACCAGCCACCTCTAGAGGGGAAGACGATGTTAAACTGGCGCACCGTACGCCCAATCAGAAACTGCGGTTGGAAGAGGAAGAACGGGCAGAACGTTACTCAGAGGAGCCGCCTCAGGTGCCGCCAAGACCTCCCTTATTTCCTAAACGAAGAACTGCTGATCCGCCACATGTAGCTACTCTTCAGATGATTCAACAACATGGCGAATTCGCGGAGGATATTACAGAACCAAATTTGTCCTCTATGGATGAAAATACAAATGACGAGTCGGATAGAATAGTAACTGAGCAGAATGCAGATAGGAGAAAGTTTGACAGCCATGAACCAATAGCTGAGCCACCGGTTTACGTGGTCTATCCTGTGAATACTGCTGTGAATATTCATCCTGACGATTCTAGAGAAAAAGATGAGAGCGTAGTTGTCGGAACGAGAGGACCACATAGACCCCTTCCTCCAGAGACATTACTTCAGGATAATGAGGATCAAGAAATGGATGAAGAGCCAATACCTTCTGTTCATAACATCTTTAATGGACGGCCACTTGCCTCAGACTTTCCGTATCCTCTGGAACGTCCTGACCCTTCCATTCTTGTCAATGGAATGAGAGAAACGCCATTATTGGTGCCCAGCGATCAGCGACAAGAAGAAGATTCTATACCAGAAACTACAGAAGAGAAGGACGAAAAGGATTCCAGCGTGaacgttataccatacttACAGGATTTCGTACCTTTCCCAGCAAGGAAGAATGAGGTTATCTCAGCTACTCTTCATCGTTTGCCAGCCTTGCCATCTTCTACGCCAATTGCTTATGTTTATACTCCAACAGCTCAAGCTTCTCATCGTTTAGACATAGATATGCGTGATGAGGATAAATCTAAAACTGAAAATAGCGATCAGAAGCCCATTCTGTTGCCTTCACAGCAACCCTCTAGTTCCTCCAGCTCTGCGCCGTCTCCACAGAACTTCATGGCGCCGTTTGTAGCAAGTATCAGTGCAGAAACACCTTCAAAGAACGGCTGGAGCGTTGTCGTGGTTGAACCTACCATTAGTAGAAAATCGGATGACGATTCTTCCGAGACCACTTCGAATGCAGAAGAGTCTCAAACAGAAAAAACTGAATTCGATGCTGAGAACTTCAAACCACAGCTCTTCGGTGGATTCAAACCAATTTACGAATTTCCTACGCAGAACGAAGACCGGTCAGAGCGTAAAGAATCCAGCGAGTTGGAAACAGAAGTGAGCACGCATTTTCAAGAGTCTGCCAATTCGACAGTTTGA